The Cryptomeria japonica unplaced genomic scaffold, Sugi_1.0 HiC_scaffold_416, whole genome shotgun sequence genome contains a region encoding:
- the LOC131871505 gene encoding proline-rich receptor-like protein kinase PERK2, which translates to MATGPVSLAPASTDPQPLVGNTLRPTPELPPPAGTPTPPGRPATIAPPPGLAPLPATSAPPIPTPPSLPVFRSAQPPPLPPAASPLLLRAPPPP; encoded by the coding sequence ATGGCGACCGGACCTGTCAGTCTGGCCCCTGCCAGCACCGATCCCCAGCCCCTCGTCGGCAACACCCTGCGGCCCACGCCAGAACTCCCGCCTCCAGCCGGAACCCCCACTCCGCCAGGCAGGCCCGCCACCATCGCTCCTCCTCCCGGCCTAGCTCCTTTGCCCGCCACCAGTGCTCCACCCATCCCAACTCCTCCATCACTACCAGTTTTTCGCTCTGCTCAGCCTCCTCCTCTGCCACCCGCAGCTTCGCCACTCCTCCTTAGAGCGCCACCTCCTCCTG